In a single window of the Natronosalvus caseinilyticus genome:
- a CDS encoding multicopper oxidase domain-containing protein — MPHGDQVTFDFRATNPGDWLFHCHNVYHLERGDGSRVRIRVRNTW; from the coding sequence GTGCCCCACGGCGATCAGGTGACGTTCGACTTCCGCGCAACCAATCCGGGCGACTGGCTGTTCCACTGTCACAACGTCTACCACCTCGAGCGGGGGGATGGCTCGCGTGTTCGTATACGAGTGAGGAATACCTGGTAA
- a CDS encoding universal stress protein, producing MYRTILLPTDGSDAANSAVGQAYEVADRFGATVHVLYVIDVEQNYSFEASEEELAQRFREEGETVTEEAARRAPEGVDVVTAIEEGSPHQCILEYADEHGADLIAMGTHDRRGLDRFLIGSVTERVLRGADASMLVTRTAAEAGVETAERAIEIARDVLVQEGHEDATVLEEPYEQGGYWIVRTEADNEQYNVHIERSSGDARVARIERR from the coding sequence ATGTACCGGACGATTCTGCTGCCGACTGACGGAAGCGACGCCGCAAACAGTGCCGTGGGACAGGCCTACGAGGTAGCCGATCGCTTTGGCGCGACCGTTCACGTACTCTACGTGATCGACGTCGAGCAAAACTACTCCTTCGAAGCGTCCGAAGAGGAGTTGGCCCAAAGGTTTAGAGAAGAGGGTGAGACCGTAACGGAGGAAGCGGCCCGCCGGGCGCCGGAAGGCGTCGACGTCGTCACGGCCATCGAGGAAGGGTCACCGCACCAGTGCATTCTCGAGTACGCCGACGAACACGGTGCGGACCTGATCGCGATGGGGACACACGATCGACGCGGTCTCGATCGGTTCCTGATCGGGAGCGTCACGGAGCGCGTCCTGCGTGGGGCAGACGCGTCGATGCTAGTGACGCGAACGGCGGCAGAGGCCGGCGTCGAAACCGCCGAACGCGCGATCGAAATCGCTCGAGACGTGCTCGTCCAGGAAGGCCACGAAGACGCGACCGTGCTCGAGGAACCGTACGAACAGGGCGGGTACTGGATCGTTCGGACGGAAGCAGATAACGAGCAGTACAACGTGCACATCGAGCGCTCGAGCGGTGACGCCCGGGTTGCTCGGATCGAGAGACGGTGA